A single region of the Glycine max cultivar Williams 82 chromosome 20, Glycine_max_v4.0, whole genome shotgun sequence genome encodes:
- the LOC100801530 gene encoding protein NIM1-INTERACTING 3, translating into MEGERRKRRMEREEESEEQQMEKFFALIKSTKDVRDRLSKQKEEEKAKGGWKPTFQPEDFMDHKDLAKINVLRHQPAAPSSGSGKEVTPEPHPEAQHGNNNKPTDLDLTLSL; encoded by the coding sequence ATGGAGGGAGAAAGAAGGAAGAGGAGAATGGAGagggaagaagaaagtgaaGAGCAGCAGATGGAGAAGTTCTTTGCCCTGATAAAGAGCACTAAAGATGTAAGGGATAGGCTCTCCAaacagaaagaagaagagaaggcaAAGGGTGGTTGGAAACCAACGTTTCAACCAGAAGATTTCATGGATCATAAAGACTTGGCCAAGATTAATGTTTTACGTCATCAACCTGCAGCTCCTTCTTCAGGTTCAGGGAAAGAGGTAACCCCAGAGCCACACCCAGAGGCCCAACATGGAAATAACAACAAACCAACCGATTTAGACCTAACCCTTTCTTTATAA